The genome window TTCTGTGCAATTCCAACAGTGTAAGGATTGGTCATGGATGCTGCAAAGCCAACACCGGTAGAGAGACCGACAATGGCTAATCCCACCATGGCATCGTATCCCAGCGCAATCGCCAAACCTACAAAAAGAGGAATAAAACCATAAAACTCTGAAAACATCCCAAAAAGAGATGCGCCAAGACTGAATACGATAGAGAACAAAGGAATCAGAAGAACATCCTTCCCCTGCGTTACGCGTAACAACCAACCGACAAAACTGTTCATTGCTCCTGTCCGGACAACAATGCAAAAAGACGCATACGGCAGAAAAACAAGGAAAATAATGTCAGCAGCAGCAACCATTCCCTTATAAATTGAAATCATCGTTTCAAAAGGACTTACAGGCGACGATTCAACGGTATGATAGCTTCCCGGCACAAGAACTTGGCGTACCTGATTAGGGCCTATTTCCATAGCTTGTCTGTCAAATTGCCCTGCTGGCAGAAGATGAGTCAGAACGGCAGCCAGACAGATCATGATAAAAAGCAATACAAAGACGTGAGGAAGTTTAAACTTCTTTCGTGTTCCGGTACTTGTTTCAGTATTCGTGTCGGTGTTTGTGTCGGTCATTCTTTACATCCTTTCCGTTATATATTGATAAGAAATATTTTTAGAGCAAATGTTGAGGAATACCCTCTCCCAAAAGGAGGTCATCGTAGCTTTGACGATTCACAATAACGTGAGATTCTCCATTACGAACAAGAACAACAGCTGCTCTCGGAATACGGTTATAATTACTCGCCATAGAGAAGTTGTATGCGCCTGTATTAAATACCGCTAAAATATCGTCACGGCTGATGGTGTTAGCAACAAAAACTTCTCGCATTAACACGTCACCAGACTCACAACATTTACCTACAACTGTTACTTTTTTCTCAGCAGGTTCATCGGCTTTATTGGCAACAACTCCCCAATACTGAGCTCCATATAGGGCTGGTCTTGGGTTATCTGTCATTCCTCCATCCACACCGACATAGGTAATGCCCCCAGGAACATCCTTTATGCTCCCGACTCTGTACAGAGTGATGCCAGCTTCAGATACGATCCATCGACCTGGCTCAATAATGATCATGGGACGAACAAGCCCTGCCTTTTCACACTCTGTTGTTACGTGAGACATAATGGGATCGATAAAGTATTTGAGAGTGGTTCTCGTATCTCCCTGATGTTGAGGAACGCCAAACCCTCCGCCTATATTGAGTTCTTCTGTAACAAACCCCAGTTGTTTGAACATCAGATTCATTTCATTCACTAAAGCATCTACGGCCAAAACATGAGAACGATTACTCTGAAGTTGAGAGCCTACATGGAAATGGAATCCTTTAAGTTCAAGAAGATCGGAAGCCATGATCCGGCGAATCGTTCGCAGCAACGTATCACCAGCTAGCGAAAAGCCAAACTTGGATGTGGTATGTCCTGTAGCAATATATTTATGGGTTTCTGCATCAACTCCTGGAGCCACCCGAAGAAGAAGAATTGCTTTTTTGCCTCTTCGTCGTGCCGCTTCCTCGATAATATCTATTTCAGACTCGCTATCTGCAACAATACGTCCCACCCCGGTTTCCAAGGCAAGCTGAAGCTCTTCCAACGTTTTGTTGTTTCCGTGGAATACTGTTCTTTCCATGGGGAAACCGGCCCTATAAGCCGTATAAATCTCTCCTCCGGAAACAACATCAAGCCCCAATCCCTCACTGGCAATAATTTTGGCCATAGCCATAGTAAGAAAGGCTTTGCTCGCATAGACAGCTTTTGTGTTGGGATATTTATGAAGAAAATCTTCCTTCACTT of Aminobacterium sp. MB27-C1 contains these proteins:
- the lysA gene encoding diaminopimelate decarboxylase, producing MSSREHLVFDGCDTVELANTFGTPLYVLSETAIRERCHEVKEDFLHKYPNTKAVYASKAFLTMAMAKIIASEGLGLDVVSGGEIYTAYRAGFPMERTVFHGNNKTLEELQLALETGVGRIVADSESEIDIIEEAARRRGKKAILLLRVAPGVDAETHKYIATGHTTSKFGFSLAGDTLLRTIRRIMASDLLELKGFHFHVGSQLQSNRSHVLAVDALVNEMNLMFKQLGFVTEELNIGGGFGVPQHQGDTRTTLKYFIDPIMSHVTTECEKAGLVRPMIIIEPGRWIVSEAGITLYRVGSIKDVPGGITYVGVDGGMTDNPRPALYGAQYWGVVANKADEPAEKKVTVVGKCCESGDVLMREVFVANTISRDDILAVFNTGAYNFSMASNYNRIPRAAVVLVRNGESHVIVNRQSYDDLLLGEGIPQHLL